A window from Mya arenaria isolate MELC-2E11 chromosome 9, ASM2691426v1 encodes these proteins:
- the LOC128246923 gene encoding uncharacterized protein LOC128246923 isoform X1, whose product MGVRGLLSTCLKDSDACTYTYDLVQVAQQHGGLELIVDFNSFKHHILLKFWKGLSKLRGNYYLRILGGEYETLHNYVTKLVNDLKSLGIHLVFYIDGEKGSSIEALRQKFNTWKERHIKEIERMSQILNVMRQKTDINDLSWDTNINPVLLNDQLMATLRSCECEIHQSPAGEADLPIIRALRDRPKAFAILSNDSDFCVFKKSRLIPDDLFDIGNDLHLGEPRELPAKPWRLLVKVISTERVMTMLNLKEHGLLVEMSIVAGNDYTRPYMQKYIRHRTYLNNGKFSYNIDVQGGPHIQSFAHWIQTNQTAEEHWYLAKCMEMDPGFRQAVIHSRNFYNLRGEPDRCPDKGDFSLMIEEKIRSGQYPCNIMSMHNNFYWYHMLLEHKDTCAERALTPLRAYLYRIVLPMEEQLVNEHGRSPSELSEAQVIAMDGGRAPLLDKIKPDRTVENLQTFHRIWSHQEKGEHVNWFERHGDKNGFIVYILRYFLLLNWQQNLNVTKNEFIALVVMVIGHWDEKHYQAMSIRPSIRCVNIGNWMQDVYRHGYQMFGSVLHIRREFPLPGELFSGSVWAALYMVCQSGEKLKKKKKKAALPICKTVLRKTRKKMNAVVIDKHDMITDIVQDVFPFGD is encoded by the exons ATGGGTGTCCGGGGTTTGCTGAGTACATGTTTGAAAGACTCGGACGCATGCACTTACACGTATGATCTAGTCCAAGTGGCCCAGCAGCATGGTGGACTTGAACTGATTGTAGACTTCAACTCATTTAAGCATCACATTCTGTTAAAATTTTGGAAAGGTTTAAGTAAGCTGCGTGGCAATTATTACTTGCGTATTCTCGGCGGGGAGTACGAAACACTGCACAACTATGTCACAAAGTTAGTGAATGACCTTAAGTCTCTAGGTATTCATCTAGTGTTTTACATTGATGGTGAGAAAGGGAGCTCTATTGAGGCTTTAAGGCAGAAATTTAACACCTGGAAAGAGAGACATATAAAGGAAATCGAGAGGATGTCTCAGATTCTTAATGTTATGCGGCAAAAGACTGACATAAACGACCTGTCCTGGGACACAAACATTAACCCAGTGCTCCTGAATGACCAGCTTATGGCTACCTTGAGGTCATGTGAGTGTGAGATACATCAATCACCCGCGGGAGAAGCAGATTTACCCATCATCCGAGCTTTAAGAGACAGACCCAAGGCATTTGCAATACTAAGCAATGACTCGGACTTTTGcgtgtttaaaaaaagtaggCTGATTCCAGATGATCTGTTTGACATTGGGAATGACCTTCATCTTGGAGAGCCACGTGAGTTACCAGCAAAACCATGGAGGTTATTAGTTAAGGTCATTTCTACAGAAAGGGTTATGACCATGCTGAAT TTGAAAGAACACGGACTTCTAGTAGAAATGAGTATCGTTGCTGGTAACGACTACACACGACCATATATGCAAAAGTATATCCGCCATCGCACTTATTTAAACAACGGGAAATTCAGTTATAATATTGATGTCCAGGGAGGACCTCACATACAGAGCTTTGCACACTGGATCCAAACAAACCAAACAGCTGAGGAGCATTGGTACTTGGCTAAGTGCATG GAAATGGATCCTGGATTCCGGCAGGCCGTTATCCACAGCAGGAACTTCTACAACCTAAGAGGAGAACCAGACAGATGTCCCGATAAGGGAGACTTTTCTTTG ATGATAGAGGAAAAGATTCGCTCTGGCCAGTATCCTTGCAACATCATGAGCATGCACAACAACTTCTACTGGTACCACATGTTACTGGAACACAAAGACACTTGTGCGGAACGTGCGCTCACACCGCTACGCGCTTACCTATACCGCATTGTCCTTCCGATGGAGGAGCAGCTGGTCAATGAACATGGCCGTAGTCCATCGGAACTTAGTGAAGCTCAG GTGATAGCAATGGACGGTGGTCGTGCCCCTCTCCTCGATAAGATCAAGCCGGACAGAACAGTAGAGAATCTCCAAACTTTTCACCGCATCTGGTCGCATCAAGAAAAGG GTGAGCATGTAAACTGGTTCGAGCGCCATGGGGATAAAAACGGCTTCATTGTCTACATTCTCCGCTACTTCCTGCTGCTGAACTGGCAACAGAACCTCAACGTGACAAAAAACGAGTTCATTGCACTCGTTGTCATGGTGATAGGTCACTGGGATGAGAAGCACTACCAGGCCATGAGCATCCGGCCGAGTATACGCTGTGTCAACATCGGCAATTGGATGCAG GATGTGTATCGCCATGGTTACCAAATGTTTGGAAGTGTTCTGCACATTCGCCGCGAGTTTCCCTTGCCAGGCGAGCTATTCAGTGGCTCTGTATGGGCAGCCTTGTATATGGTCTGTCAGAGTGGCG aaaaattaaaaaagaaaaaaaagaaagctGCTCTGCCTATATGCAAAACAGTGTTGCGCAAGACTCGGAAGAAAATGAACGCTGTTGTAATAGACAAACATGACATGATTACAGACATAGTGCAGGATGTTTTCCCATTTGGTGATTAG
- the LOC128246923 gene encoding uncharacterized protein LOC128246923 isoform X2, translated as MSQILNVMRQKTDINDLSWDTNINPVLLNDQLMATLRSCECEIHQSPAGEADLPIIRALRDRPKAFAILSNDSDFCVFKKSRLIPDDLFDIGNDLHLGEPRELPAKPWRLLVKVISTERVMTMLNLKEHGLLVEMSIVAGNDYTRPYMQKYIRHRTYLNNGKFSYNIDVQGGPHIQSFAHWIQTNQTAEEHWYLAKCMEMDPGFRQAVIHSRNFYNLRGEPDRCPDKGDFSLMIEEKIRSGQYPCNIMSMHNNFYWYHMLLEHKDTCAERALTPLRAYLYRIVLPMEEQLVNEHGRSPSELSEAQVIAMDGGRAPLLDKIKPDRTVENLQTFHRIWSHQEKGEHVNWFERHGDKNGFIVYILRYFLLLNWQQNLNVTKNEFIALVVMVIGHWDEKHYQAMSIRPSIRCVNIGNWMQDVYRHGYQMFGSVLHIRREFPLPGELFSGSVWAALYMVCQSGEKLKKKKKKAALPICKTVLRKTRKKMNAVVIDKHDMITDIVQDVFPFGD; from the exons ATGTCTCAGATTCTTAATGTTATGCGGCAAAAGACTGACATAAACGACCTGTCCTGGGACACAAACATTAACCCAGTGCTCCTGAATGACCAGCTTATGGCTACCTTGAGGTCATGTGAGTGTGAGATACATCAATCACCCGCGGGAGAAGCAGATTTACCCATCATCCGAGCTTTAAGAGACAGACCCAAGGCATTTGCAATACTAAGCAATGACTCGGACTTTTGcgtgtttaaaaaaagtaggCTGATTCCAGATGATCTGTTTGACATTGGGAATGACCTTCATCTTGGAGAGCCACGTGAGTTACCAGCAAAACCATGGAGGTTATTAGTTAAGGTCATTTCTACAGAAAGGGTTATGACCATGCTGAAT TTGAAAGAACACGGACTTCTAGTAGAAATGAGTATCGTTGCTGGTAACGACTACACACGACCATATATGCAAAAGTATATCCGCCATCGCACTTATTTAAACAACGGGAAATTCAGTTATAATATTGATGTCCAGGGAGGACCTCACATACAGAGCTTTGCACACTGGATCCAAACAAACCAAACAGCTGAGGAGCATTGGTACTTGGCTAAGTGCATG GAAATGGATCCTGGATTCCGGCAGGCCGTTATCCACAGCAGGAACTTCTACAACCTAAGAGGAGAACCAGACAGATGTCCCGATAAGGGAGACTTTTCTTTG ATGATAGAGGAAAAGATTCGCTCTGGCCAGTATCCTTGCAACATCATGAGCATGCACAACAACTTCTACTGGTACCACATGTTACTGGAACACAAAGACACTTGTGCGGAACGTGCGCTCACACCGCTACGCGCTTACCTATACCGCATTGTCCTTCCGATGGAGGAGCAGCTGGTCAATGAACATGGCCGTAGTCCATCGGAACTTAGTGAAGCTCAG GTGATAGCAATGGACGGTGGTCGTGCCCCTCTCCTCGATAAGATCAAGCCGGACAGAACAGTAGAGAATCTCCAAACTTTTCACCGCATCTGGTCGCATCAAGAAAAGG GTGAGCATGTAAACTGGTTCGAGCGCCATGGGGATAAAAACGGCTTCATTGTCTACATTCTCCGCTACTTCCTGCTGCTGAACTGGCAACAGAACCTCAACGTGACAAAAAACGAGTTCATTGCACTCGTTGTCATGGTGATAGGTCACTGGGATGAGAAGCACTACCAGGCCATGAGCATCCGGCCGAGTATACGCTGTGTCAACATCGGCAATTGGATGCAG GATGTGTATCGCCATGGTTACCAAATGTTTGGAAGTGTTCTGCACATTCGCCGCGAGTTTCCCTTGCCAGGCGAGCTATTCAGTGGCTCTGTATGGGCAGCCTTGTATATGGTCTGTCAGAGTGGCG aaaaattaaaaaagaaaaaaaagaaagctGCTCTGCCTATATGCAAAACAGTGTTGCGCAAGACTCGGAAGAAAATGAACGCTGTTGTAATAGACAAACATGACATGATTACAGACATAGTGCAGGATGTTTTCCCATTTGGTGATTAG